One stretch of Eupeodes corollae chromosome 2, idEupCoro1.1, whole genome shotgun sequence DNA includes these proteins:
- the LOC129948235 gene encoding uncharacterized protein LOC129948235 has translation MFKSFIVVAGCYLWVIWHSVESYEYGYHPSSEEFDGLLREKTWTRDIILHDRSTKKFTPKFNLDKPKENSFGSTTSVMDSPFSVGSMSVSNSHLGYIQQAGVISHSSESVVAEVNENQNNNSTLPIFFTNPVTGIVYAITEVGVNTNKTELANSGTIPIFVSKEQYERDLYLLKKSYESKCSGKRPSQVIKITNGNRLKKPSSNVVKTRLFVNKNGTRVAKEKKRKRYRKSKKAKEVKNLPENPGSSDKNINLDTQLEKPNGLNVLPSVFSRPTNNYKLNESKLNSAFNESKSPTGSLYQHKVIKRSLNNTDKPTTISYHEANKISTRSINSSDSTEKPKKILSTQIQVTSEYLEPAPLPAKIRTPKNSLEETSQTETSALPPPSSSPPKRLIPPCKESKSKVKKKPPASDEYEDDEDDDYGFGGISYNDDDGSDENDDESSNQDQGSESSFENNVSDYGSHEEGTSTKTSKHQQDVHYRFKKTTRKRIKRRRPYGSGEYDDDYATDDNDNDYDNESDDSMFGMIRGLFTPVQWVMDVIFDRAEQIFQKPPLPEIMDNRKPKFPQYTVYNAASNIDAAVEGETYDGDEANSIGSWFGSWFGFRRRRRGTNTTPTPTTILQEEPSWFESWFGNGYNKPQDSEDESEPWFFGWFNGKPRPKRTTTTTTTTTSVPILTISEPLKNPHKWIGLLAQHIINSTSTRSPITETTTENPDIPRKISYNKYQIWRLKPKTDSQVKVLEEIKNDEEGARLQWLKGPSLRGLTDVVIPPKMLIDFQGTLDFENIGHEILIFDVGKVISYEQAKQDDMFSKKPNSGKAIMSWNRYYDYDSIIKYLELLQIRNSQYVELIHIGRSFEGRPLIIAKVEMKKSNDKPPKKKKLQSKKPEQVNSVFIEAGVHGREWIAPASATWMINELLKIMKNNKTNLGTEYIKNTTWYIMPIANPDGYEYSHQYNRLWKKSRARYISKPNGIIDSAMTWLQKKKSEKVCFGVDLNHNWHFNWGRKGSSKAPCNEFFAGPTSFSEPETRAISKFLMDYRKQIKLFVSLQAYGQIISYPNKFNSSYQAEKLDDLLDVAMVASDSLRKKGSNSRYKVDASNDLIENKSGSSDYFASFEVGIPFSYTIHLSDSGIHGFLLPSTFIEPTARDAFDMITAMIDYI, from the exons atgtttaaatcaTTTATCGTTGTTGCCGGTTGTTATTTATGGGTTATTTGGCATTCGGTTGAATCCTACGAATATGGCTACCATCCAAGTTCCGAGGAATTCGATGGTTTATTGCGTGAAAAAACATGGACTCGGGATATAATATTGCACGATCGTAGCACGAAAAAATTCACACCAAAGTTTAACTTAGACAAACCGAAGGAAAATTCATTTGGGTCCACGACGTCGGTGATGGACAGTCCGTTCTCGGTTGGTTCAATGAGTGTTTCGAATAGCCATCTAGGATATATACAACAAGCTGGCGTTATAAGCCATTCTAGTGAAAGTGTTGTTGCGGAAGTGAACGAAAACCAGAATAACAATTCTACCTTACCGATATTCTTCACAAATCCTGTGACTGGAATTGTTTATGCCATTACCGAGGTAGGGGTGAACACAAATAAAACAGAACTAGCCAACAGTGGGACGATTCCTATTTTCGTAAGTAAGGAACAATACGAAAGAGATTTATATCTGCTGAAAAAAAGCTATGAATCCAAATGCTCCGGGAAGAGACCATCACAAGTAATTAAAATAACCAATGGAAATAGACTTAAGAAACCAAGTTCAAATGTAGTAAAAACACGcctttttgttaacaaaaatggcACCCGGGTAGCcaaggaaaaaaaacgaaaacgttATAGAAAATCAAAGAAAGCTAAAGAGGTGAAAAATCTCCCAGAAAATCCTGGGTCATCGGACAAGAACATTAATCTCGACACACAGCTGGAAAAGCCAAATGGTTTGAATGTGTTGCCTTCGGTTTTTAGCAGGCccacaaataattataaacttaaCGAATCTAAGCTTAATAGTGCATTTAATGAAAGTAAATCTCCCACAGGAAGTTTATATCAGCACAAAGTAATCAAAAGATCTCTAAACAATACAGATAAACCTACCACAATCTCCTATCATGAAGCTAATAAAATTTCTACCAGATCAATTAACTCTTCGGATTCAACAGAGAAACCCAAGAAGATTCTATCTACTCAAATTCAAGTAACTAGTGAATATCTTGAGCCAGCGCCATTGCCAGCAAAGATTAGGACACCAAAAAACTCGCTCGAAGAAACCAGTCAAACTGAAACGTCTGCACTTCCGCCACCCTCATCGTCACCTCCAAAACGTCTGATTCCTCCGTGTAAGGAGTCTAAGTCCAAAGTCAAAAAGAAACCCCCTGCCTCCGATGAATACGAAGATGATGAAGACGATGATTACGGCTTTGGGGGAATTTCTTataacgatgatgatggtaGTGATGAAAACGATGATGAATCCTCGAACCAAGATCAAGGCAGTGAatctagttttgaaaataatgtatcCGATTATGGTTCACATGAAGAGGGAACATCGACGAAGACATCCAAACACCAACAAGACGTTCATTATCGCTTCAAAAAAACCACAAGGAAACGAATTAAGCGCCGAAGACCTTATGGCAGTGGGGAATACGATGACGACTACGCCACCGATGATAACGATAATGATTATGATAATGAAAGTGACGATAGCATGTTTGGAATGATTCGCGGTTTATTTACACCAGTTCAATGGGTAATGGATGTAATATTCGATAGGGCTGAACAAATATTTCAGAAGCCCCCATTGCCAGAAATTATGGATAACCGCAAGCCGAAGTTTCCACAATATACAGTATATAATGCAGCTTCGAATATTGATGCAGCAGTTGAAGGGGAGACTTATGATGGTGATGAAGCAAATTCAATTGGATCGTGGTTTGGTTCATGGTTTGGATTTAGAAGACGCCGACGAGGAACTAATACAACGCCAACACCTACTACAATATTGCAAGAAGAACCTAGCTGGTTTGAATCTTGGTTTGGTAATGGCTATAATAAACCCCAAGACAGCGAAGACGAAAGTGAAc caTGGTTTTTTGGATGGTTTAATGGAAAGCCAAGACCTAAGAgaacaacaaccacaacaaccACCACCACTTCTGTACCAATACTTACAATATCAGAGCCGTTAAAGAATCCCCATAAATGGATAGGGCTCCTCGCACAGCACATTATCAACTCCACTTCAACTAGAAGTCCTATAACTGAAACAACCACCGAAAATCCAGACATCCCAAGAAAAATATCCTATAATAAATACCAAATTTGGCGTTTGAAGCCAAAAACCGATTCTCAGGTCAAAGTACTTgaggaaataaaaaatgatgaagAAGGTGCTCGATTGCAATGGCTTAAAGGGCCTTCCTTAAG AGGTCTAACTGATGTTGTGATACCTCCAAAAATGCTAATAGACTTCCAAGGAACATTGGACTTTGAAAACATCGGTCATGAAATTCTTATTTTCGATGTTGGAAAAGTTATTTCATACGAGCAGGCTAAACAAGATGATATGTTTTCTAAAAAGCCTAATTCAGGCAAGGCTATAATGTCATGGAATCGATACTACGATTATGACAGTATTATCAAGTACTTGGAATTGTTGCAAATACGTAATTCACAATATGTGGAATTAATTCATATTGGACGATCGTTTGAAGGACGACCTCTAATCATAGCAAaagttgaaatgaaaaaatctaACGACAAACCACCAAAGAAAAAGAAGCTTCAGAGTAAGAAACCAGAGCAAGTGAATAGTGTGTTTATAGAAGCAGGTGTACATGGCAGAGAATGGATTGCGCCGGCTTCGGCAACATGGATGATCAatgaattgttaaaaattatgaagaacAATA aAACCAATTTGGGAACTGAGTACATCAAGAATACAACTTGGTATATTATGCCTATTGCTAATCCCGATGGATATGAATATAGTCATCAGTATAATCGGCTATGGAAAAAATCACGAGCCCGGTACATTTCAAAACCAAATGGCATCATTGACTCCGCTATGACTTggttgcaaaagaaaaaatcagaaaagGTGTGCTTTGGTGTAGACTTAAACCATAATTGGCATTTTAATTGGGGAAGAAAAGGCAGTTCGAAAGCACCATGCAATGAGTTCTTTGCTGGTCCAACATCATTTTCAGAGCCAGAAACTCGAgctatttcaaaatttctaatGGACTATCGAAAACAGATAAAG cTTTTTGTATCACTGCAAGCATACGGTCAAATTATTTCGTATccaaataaattcaattcatcATATCAAGCTGAAAAACTAGATGACCTCCTAGATGTAGCAATGGTTGCAAGTGATAGTCTCAGGAAAAAAGGCAGCAATTCTAGGTACAAAGTTGATGCTAGTAacgatttaatagaaaataaatctg GTTCTTCGGATTATTTTGCATCATTTGAAGTTGGGATACCGTTTAGCTATACCATTCATCTATCTGATAGCGGAATTCATGGATTTTTATTACCGAGTACATTTATAGAGCCTACTGCCAGAGATGCGTTTGATATGATAACGGCCATGATTGATTACATTTGA
- the LOC129948236 gene encoding uncharacterized protein LOC129948236 gives MDKEEVLYKLKQKCQNKNYRKLSEIEQRSSNYQNEDLVYNMEQRTFLSFSTDLVCIIAFIFFGSVIFWFSIARFLVDCLRTTYHSDRCTKIFVSGLLTILFLSITTRVILNKMSWKHKLSQDKMQLTMKNNSGTSIPAKLVVPPKPEYLEVKIKDKNVRSRISENKTDVSIPKKFTVTIVDERKKEVFKTSRNFNLSGLTPEMNNKPSLIVSIKDILLENY, from the exons atggaCAAAGAAGAAGTactttacaaattaaaacagaaatgtcaaaacaaaaattatcgaaAACTGTCAGAAATTGAACAAAGATCTTCAAATTATCAAAATGAAGATTTAGTGTACAATATGGAGCAACggacttttttatctttttcaacTGATTTAGTTTGTATTATAGC gttcaTATTTTTCGGATCTGTTATCTTTTGGTTTTCAATCGCAAGATTTTTAGTTGACTGCTTGAGAACAACTTATCATTCTGATCG ATGCACAAAGATTTTTGTGTCAGGGCTTTTGACAATACTTTTCCTTTCAATTACAACTCGagtcattttaaataaaatgagttgGAAACATAAGCTGAGTCAAGATAAAATGCAACTTACCATGAAAAATAATTCAG GTACAAGTATTCCTGCAAAGTTGGTTGTACCTCCGAAACCCGAGTATTTagaagtaaaaattaaagataaaaatgtcAGAAGCCGTATAAGTGAAAATAAAACTGATGTAAGCATACCCAAGAAATTTACTGTAACCATTGTTGACgagagaaaaaaagaagtatttaaaacgtcaagaaatttcAATCTATCGGGATTGACACCGGAAATGAACAATAAACCATCCCTAATTGTTagtataaaagatattttattggaaaactattaa
- the LOC129945318 gene encoding pleiotropic regulator 1 — protein MEEVQRHSVHTLVFRSLKRTHDMFVSNQGALPEIDEKLDKMRKAIKARDSYSLVFERVSKALELKQLNPTTGAEEPQILAITNGPTTSGSKSNDTNSQAIVPVTENYQSTVAGLIKTTTTTTNSGMQLIPKKAPSIPKPTWHAPWKLSRVISGHLGWVRCIAVEPGNEWFATGAGDRVIKIWDLASGKLKLSLTGHVSTVRGLAVSNKHPYLFSCGEDRQVKCWDLEYNKVIRHYHGHLSAVYSLALHPTIDVLATSGRDSTARIWDMRTKANIHTLTGHTNTVASVVAQEFNPQIITGSHDSTIRLWDLAAGKSVCTLTNHKKSVRSLVIHPKLYMFASASPDNIKQWRCPEGNFVQNVSGHNAIVNCMAVNQDGVLVSGGDNGTMFFWDWRTGYNFQRFQAPVQPGSMDSEAGVFAMAFDQSGSRLITAEADKTIKIYKEDDEATEESHPVNWRPDILKRRKF, from the exons atggaagaagtgcaGAGACACAGTGTGCACACATTGGTGTTTCGTTCGCTGAAAAGAACACATGATATGTTTGTTTCCAATCAAGGTGCTCTTCCGGAAATTGATGAAAAGCT AGACAAAATGAGAAAAGCAATAAAAGCTAGAGATAGCTATTCGCTCGTTTTTGAAAGAGTAAGTAAAGCATTAGAATTGAAACAGCTTAACCCCACAACAGGCGCTGAGGAACCCCAAATACTCGCGATTACTAATGGACCAACTACTTCGGGAAGCAAATCCAACGATACTAATAGTCAAGCAATAGTACCGGTCACTGAGAATTATCAATCAACTGTCGCTGGACTAATTAAAACTACGACAACAACCACAAATAGTGGAATGCAATTGATACCTAAGAAAGCACCCAGCATTCCAAAGCCAACTTGGCATGCACCATGGAAACTGTCACGAGTTATATCAG GTCATCTTGGTTGGGTGCGTTGTATAGCTGTAGAACCTGGAAATGAATGGTTTGCAACAGGAGCTGGTGATCGTGTGATCAAAATATGGGATTTAGCTAGTGGAAAACTAAAGCTTTCCCTGACAGGTCATGTTAGTACAGTTCGTGGATTAGCCGTTAGCAATAAGCATCCCTATCTCTTCAGTTGTGGTGAAGATCGACAAGTGAAATGTTGGGATTTGGAGTACAACAAAGTTATTCGTCACTACCATGGACATCTATCAGCAGTCTACTCTCTTGCACTGCATCCTACAATCGATGTCTTGGCCACATCTGGACGTGATTCCACCGCTCGAATTTGGGATATGCGAACGAAAGCCAACATTCACACACTCACCGGCCATACAAACACTGTGGCGAGTGTTGTTGCACAAGAATTCAACCCACAAATTATAACCGGCAGTCATGATTCCACAATACGTCTGTGGGATTTGGCAGCTGGTAAGAGCGTGTGCACCTTGACAAACCATAAGAAAAGCGTTCGCAGTCTCGTCATCCATCCAAAGTTGTATATGTTTGCGTCCGCTTCACCGGACAATATCAAACAATGGCGTTGTCCGGAGGGAAATTTCGTGCAGAATGTATCGGGTCACAATGCAATTGTTAACTGCATGGCTGTCAATCAGGATGGGGTTTTGGTATCGGGCGGAGACAACGGTACCATGTTCTTCTGGGACTGGCGAACTGGCTACAATTTCCAAAGATTTCAAGCTCCCGTCCAGCCTGGTTCAATGGACAGTGAAGCTGGTGTTTTTGCAATGGCATTCGACCAATCTGGATCACGACTTATTACTGCTGAGGcagataaaacaattaaaatctacaaagaagACGATGAGGCCACCGAAGAGAGCCATCCTGTTAATTGGCGACCGGACATTCTTAAGCGAAGGAAATTTTAA